The nucleotide sequence TTCTACTTACCAAGAATTAAATGAAGCATCTCAAATTAGGTCCACATTGAAGGCttacaacataaatgtattacaaGTATTTATTAGTAATAAACATTGATAATGAGTGAcgttatttttaaaaataacttTCTGTTGCACAAAAACATTGTTTACTTCTCATTATCACTCTGCTGCTTTGTATAGTATTACTTTGCATTCACAATTAGATTAAGAGGACAATCCTTATCATCACAATTGAAATTGGATTGCCACACAGAAAAACCGAGCCTTTTGTATTGCTCGTCCCTAACCTTTCACACATGCCTATCAGGCCAAAGGCAAACTACACCTGATAAGATCTATACAAGGTGGCCTTAAGCGTGGACACAATGCAAAAGAGACTTAGTGAGTCTGTTTGTCTTTGTTCTCGTTTCTGTGTAATCCTACGTTTCATTTTGAGACTACCTTTGCCTTTTGAGACCACTGCTCTTTGCTTCAATCAAAGAAAAAAACTAATATCGCTGGTAAACCTGAAATGTTTGAATTGCATAAAAAGTGCACACAATTATTTCTTGGCAATAGGAATGGCTTGAGAGGTCATGATGTAGTCGGAGACGCAGGTGGGCATGTAGGACAGCGGCAGCCAGAAGAGCTTGGCGTCCCAGCCGGGGGAGTAGCGGTGGCGGGGCCGGACGGCGGACACGGCGTGCTCCATGCAGCCCACCACCTTCATCAGGTCTCCGTCACTGATCTTCTCAACTTTGTCTTTCAATACTGCTAGCGCTAGGGAGGGAACATTTGTGAAATAAATAGAACAATTCAAACCAAATGCATAAATGAAAAGAAGCCATGATCCAAACTTACATTTTTCCAGAAACTCCGTCCCGTAGTCATCTCTGACCTCCTGGGGCATCTTCTCCCACAGATAATTCACGTTTTTGGTCAGGATAGCACTGTCCGTCACATTTGTTTTGAAGAAGCCCGGCTCAATGCAGAGGACTTTGACGCCAAAAGGTGCCATATTTAACCTAAGTAAACATTTCTTTCATCAGCGTTTGTGTTCAAGCGGCGCTGATATTGTGacaaataattaattttgtGAGTTAATGTTTCACCTGAGGCTGTCGTTGAAAGCCTCCACCCCATACTTGGAAATAGCGTACGGGCCTCCTGTGACACTGATCCTCCCAAACACACTCGCTACGTTCACCACCCGACCCCTGGCCTTCTTGATGAGGGGCACCACACTCAGGGTCACTGCGATCACTCCGTTCAGGTTGACGTCCAACATGGACTTGTAGTCATCGATGGTTAGCCAATCACAGGGTCCGGAGGGGAGGGACACGCCTGCGTTGTTCACTACAGCCCATAAGCCTGGGGAGGGGCACACACATAAAACATAAGATCTTTTGGAAGACTCATCAGATAGTCATCTCTAGAGGGCGGAAACAATTCAAAGCATGTTAATACAAGCTGAATCCATTTGATATGAGATGAATGTCTGCTCGTTAAATGTACTAcgacgtcatcgagtggcgccgaaggactgtgtaaatgcatgttaaatgcccagcattcggcgccactcgtattaaaagttttattttgtttacttGATTCTTGCAACAGCTGGCGAGTTGTCTTACTGTCACTTACTGTAAACTTGTGAAGTTCTATCACAATCTGTCGCCTCTGTAGATGCTTGATAATTATTTTTAGCATTTTATGAGTTGATTGTAGTCTAACTGCTATATAAATGTGCTTAAATTATTATAGTGACATGTTTTGCCAAGGTCAGTGGACTTCCTCTGGGGTCCATGACTATAGGGACACTCACCCCGCTCCCCCACTTTGTCCTTGATCATGGCGGCCACTTTGGCCACGCTGTCCTGGGACCTCACATCCAGGTGTGTTGTTGTCAGGTTGGGGGAACAGGACTTCCTCAGATCCTCCTCTCCCTTCTCGCTGAAACACGAGGCGATCACTCTGAAGCCCTTGCTGTCCAGGTGGCGGGCCAGGAGGTTTCCAAAGCCGCTGTCGCAGCCTGTGATGTACACATACTTGTTGCCCTTGTCTGGGACCCTGGGCAACTCCCTGAACCAGCGGTACACGTAGTATAACAGCAGCAGCCCCACAAGGTACAGGTACATGACTGGAAGAACAAAGAAGACATTTTGTAGTAGTACTGCACTTTACCCTTTGAGGTAAACTTATTTTAATTGAGTGATTAAGTGATTACAGGACACAAATACTTACAGACAAACAGACCTGGGTTTGGACTTAGTTTAAACGTCTTAATCTCTGCTACATTGATGAGGAAATGTTTACACCTTGTTTTTCTGCAGAtaacattttccattcaaaACATATGATCGGTTTGTaaaatgcaatgaaatgtgAAAGATTGAATTATCCAATATAGGATATACAAACCTAAGTATCTCCACTTCATTGAGGCACATCAGTAAAATGCTTCTTTGCATTACTAGAAAGTAGACTTTTACTCCACCAGTGCCATGAAGCATTTTAATCGTGTCATAGTAGAGAAGTTAGGAAGCTAACGTTGTCTATTTGACATCCTTTTTTGCATTAACTTCCATAGGAGGTATTACATTTCTTGTAATTTAAATGGGATCATATTGGGATCATATTGCGCAATTTGACAGGAGGAAAACGGGGCGGTTATTGAACGCAACTGATTTCAAAGTTCACTAGAAGGTGATTTCTGATTATATATGGTGTAAGTTAACGACTTTACATTGTGTATTTAAATGCAGTATTAACTCCATATATGCTATTTCCTATTTGGATAGGTTTCTGATAACGTGTTGTGCAAAAACTGTTCAAAAAGTGAACAGAAAATTACGCCAAAATGTTATTTTCTTCTCGGTCGCACTTAGCGGTTCCTTGCTATTGACAAACAGAGTGAACACATTATGTTATTATCTTAAACGATATCCTTAGTAGTGTTCTATCTATGGAGGAGTTAAGTTTGCAAGAAGTGAAATACTACAATGAAAATATCGTACCTGTTGAGCAGACGTCTACCCCGACTCTAACCAGCCTTCAccaatacacatgattatatcaGGCGAGGGGGAGCCTGCACCACTTGACAAAAACAGCCCTCTCCACCAATAGAAACGCAGCACCGCACAGACGCCTATGGAAGGCGTCACCTATCGGCTGGAAAAGGTATATCTGCTGCTGACATGGattataaaaatgtataaatgaGTAACTCGGAAAGAATCAGCTCTTCCAAGCAAGATAACCTTTAGATATGTTTTCTAACTAAAGTATAACTAGATCTGGTAACACAATACAAGAGATCAAACTCCATGCAACGACTATTGTGTACCTGAATCCTACCAGTTATTATTGCACatcaattaattaattttaagGCAACGAGACCAATTAAATGATTTAATTCTTAAGcaataaaacaacaaaacaaatttTAAGTAAAGGATTTTGTCGTAACAGTCATTCTTGGTCTGCAAACGTTAGGTAGTATTTATACACAAACTGACATACTAACTACATGTGATGGCCTGAGAGTGTTATTTTATTACCCCCACTTATTTAGCTATTTATTATTTTTCCTGTATGAGGGGTGGTCTCCCACATGTTATTGCCACTAGGTGGTAGAATAATGCTTTCctttagtaaaagtaaaaatacttcagccttaaaatactccattacCAGTAAAAGTCCAACATTGTACATCTTACTTACGAGAATACGCTAGCAACCTATGCATACGTGTTATACAGGTATACATGTTCCATCATTAGTTCAAAAGCTGGCAGAAATCACTAATGTACATGCTTATTCTGTGAAATGTATTCTAGGGCCATCTGTGGACATGTTTTTCATGATGTCCTGTGAAGACACTTTATAGTGTAACACATACATTTAACTGTAATGCAATGCAACTTATGCTCATTTCATTAAGACACTTTTGTCGGCGTACCTATTACTATGTAGAGTGCCTATGTTCTACTAATGAAGGTTAGGGTTATTGGGTATTTTGGTATGTGTGAAGTTATGACAGAAATAAAAGATGTCTTTGTTTTACAGCGTTTCCATTCAATGAAATGTGTGCCATGGGTCATCTGAAACCTTTCACATGTTCCCCACAAGGAGGCAGCAGTGTTGTGTAGtcatttattttctgtgcagATGCAAGCACTTCCACATTATTTCCATAAGTAAAGTTGCAGTAGGATATTGATTGCACACAGAAATGCTTGATCACAGAAATGTACAATATGGTTGTGCATTTTCACAAAATAAGTGCTTGCCAAAACAATTGTTTTTTTTCGCCAAAAAACTCATTAATATTTGATTGTAGCTGTATGAAAGTAGCCTGCATTCGCCGtagtaaaaacaaaaaggaaCTAGACATGAAGCTTTCCAGCAAAGTGGAGCTGGAAGAGGTCAACAGCCGTAATGTCAACCTGCAGTAACATCAATACACAACGCCTGCTCACTAAGCTACGTTCTAGCTAACAGTGTATTTAGTATAGGGTATTTTTACACATAATGTACATATTAGCTAATGTTTGCTAACATTAATTAGCAAGTGAGACTGGAGCAGAACAACCCTTtggttacagtttgttttattGCTATATAATTAAATCATTCATTTGTAGAAAGAAGATTgtgttctttgttttgttttttaagtcaCGCCGTATTGCTTTAAGAGACGCAGATATAACGGATCAAACAGGGCTAGTATGTGTCAGATGCAACTTTCTTACACTAAGACACTAGATAAATTACACCACCTAAGCATACCTATGACACTTTTTTAAGATATATTATAAGTAGGACAGATATCGCATCTACAACTTTAGAGTAAAAGCAGCTGAAAATAAACGTGTCAAAAAAGAACAAAACCACAGACCACTATAAACAACACATATGGTTAATAATACATAAGAAAGGGCGGGGGGTATACAGTGTGGCCCCGATTCTTGCTAGAGAATCAATGAAGCTTAATTCGGGTTTAGATGCAATAAACACATGTGTTCATATATTCAAATTCCCTAAGGGACATTACGATAGCTATTCTAGTCATTGTATAATTGTGCCAAAGCTTCTGGTCTTAAAGCCTATGCATCCCTGTACTTATCAGGACTTAATAAAGATTACAGAATGTATTTTTCACAGTCCAAACACATTGTCATGTTAAAACACTTTGGTTAAAGCTGCTACAGCGTATAGTGTTATCCTCTGACTGACGTGAAAGCTGGCCTTAGAATACAGTGTAGGCTACAGTTTAAGAGGAACACATTGTCTACAAAGAGACTGAAACCGTTCCTCAGAGAGGGCATTAGCAAATGATTCATAAGAAGAAGACGTTCTTAATCCCCAGGGAAATAACATTTCTCACTATGTTACTATTATTTTCAGAAAATAATTACCTGGGAAGTTTCACAATGATATCTatcagttattttttcaatctaTTCACCTGTAGTGTTGCAACATGCATGGAATCCAACAAAACATATCTATAAAGGTTTTATAATCATATTAAAACCAAGGAATCTGTTATGGTTGAGGTGTTTTGctttctcctcctcccctctgtcttctctctctctcctgtgcAGTGTGGTGATCGTTAGAAGGCTCAGCTGGTTCACAATGAGGAGCACCTGTACTCAT is from Pseudochaenichthys georgianus chromosome 2, fPseGeo1.2, whole genome shotgun sequence and encodes:
- the LOC117458931 gene encoding retinol dehydrogenase 7-like, with protein sequence MYLYLVGLLLLYYVYRWFRELPRVPDKGNKYVYITGCDSGFGNLLARHLDSKGFRVIASCFSEKGEEDLRKSCSPNLTTTHLDVRSQDSVAKVAAMIKDKVGERGLWAVVNNAGVSLPSGPCDWLTIDDYKSMLDVNLNGVIAVTLSVVPLIKKARGRVVNVASVFGRISVTGGPYAISKYGVEAFNDSLRLNMAPFGVKVLCIEPGFFKTNVTDSAILTKNVNYLWEKMPQEVRDDYGTEFLEKSLAVLKDKVEKISDGDLMKVVGCMEHAVSAVRPRHRYSPGWDAKLFWLPLSYMPTCVSDYIMTSQAIPIAKK